A genome region from Magnolia sinica isolate HGM2019 chromosome 8, MsV1, whole genome shotgun sequence includes the following:
- the LOC131252818 gene encoding ribulose bisphosphate carboxylase/oxygenase activase, chloroplastic: MAAAVSTVGAVNRVPLSLNSSTSRASVPSSSFFGSSLKKVNSDLVHPRVSSGSFKIVAEVDEQKQTSKDKWAGLAFDTSDDQQDIARGKGMVDPLFQAPMGTGTHHAIMSSYDYISTGLRQYNLDNTMGGFYIAPAFMDKLVVHITKNFLSLPNIKVPLILGIWGGKGQGKSFQCELVFAKMGINPIMMSAGELESGNAGEPAKLIRQRYREAADIIKKGKMCCLFINDLDAGAGRLGGTTQYTVNNQMVNATLMNIADNPTNVQLPGMYNKEENPRVPIIVTGNDFSTLYAPLIRDGRMEKFYWAPTREDRIGVCTGIFRSDNVPKEDIIKLVDTFPGQSIDFFGALRARVYDDEVRKWIESVGVEQIGKKLVNSKEGPPTFEQPKMTLQKLLEYGSMLVQEQENVKRVQLADKYLSEAALGDANNDAIKRGTFYGKAAQQVNIPVPEGCTDPSALNFDPTARSDNGSCQY; the protein is encoded by the exons ATGGCTGCAGCTGTCTCGACCGTTGGAGCTGTCAACAGAGTACCG CTGAGCTTGAACAGCTCCACTTCCAGAGCTTCCGTACCGAGCTCTTCATTCTTCGGCTccagcttgaagaaggtgaattctgATTTGGTCCACCCTAGAGTATCGAGTGGAAGTTTCAAGATTGTCGCAGAAGTCGATGAACAGAAGCAGACATCCAAGGACAAATGGGCAGGTCTCGCGTTCGACACATCGGATGATCAACAGGACATTGCCCGTGGGAAGGGAATGGTCGATCCCCTCTTCCAAGCTCCGATGGGAACCGGGACTCACCATGCCATCATGAGTTCCTACGACTACATCAGTACCGGACTCCGCCA GTACAATTTGGACAACACCATGGGTGGGTTTTACATCGCTCCGGCTTTCATGGATAAGCTCGTTGTTCACATCACCAAGAACTTCTTGAGCTTGCCTAACATTAAG GTTCCTCTCATTTTGGGTATTTGGGGAGGCAAAGGTCAGGGTAAATCTTTCCAATGTGAGCTTGTCTTTGCCAAGATGGGAATCAA TCCCATCATGATGAGTGCTGGAGAATTAGAGAGCGGAAATGCAGGAGAGCCAGCAAAGCTGATCAGGCAACGGTACCGTGAGGCGGCCGACATCATCAAGAAGGGGAAGATGTGCTGCCTCTTCATCAATGATCTTGATGCGGGTGCCGGAAGGCTAGGCGGTACCACTCAATATACGGTCAACAATCAGATGGTGAATGCCACTCTCATGAACATTGCTGATAACCCAACAAACGTTCAGCTCCCTGGCATGTACAACAAAGAGGAGAACCCCCGTGTTCCGATCATAGTCACTGGAAATGATTTCTCAACACTGTATGCGCCGCTCATCCGTGACGGTCGTATGGAGAAGTTCTACTGGGCCCCAACAAGAGAAGATCGGATTGGCGTCTGCACAGGTATTTTCAGGTCCGACAATGTGCCCAAAGAGGACATTATCAAGCTCGTCGACACCTTCCCTGGCCAGTCTATCG ACTTCTTTGGTGCCCTCAGAGCACGTGTTTATGACGATGAAGTGCGGAAATGGATTGAGAGTGTCGGCGTAGAACAGATTGGGAAGAAGCTGGTGAACTCGAAAGAAGGACCACCAACGTTCGAGCAGCCGAAGATGACCCTTCAGAAGCTGCTGGAGTATGGCAGCATGTTGGTGCAGGAGCAAGAGAATGTGAAGAGAGTGCAATTGGCTGACAAGTACTTGAGTGAGGCCGCTCTCGGAGATGCAAACAATGATGCTATTAAGAGAGGAACATTCTATG GCAAAGCAGCACAGCAAGTGAATATACCTGTACCTGAAGGTTGCACTGATCCATCTGCTTTGAACTTTGATCCGACGGCCAGGAGTGACAATGGCAGCTGCCAATATTAG
- the LOC131253862 gene encoding subtilisin-chymotrypsin inhibitor-2A-like has protein sequence MQMKAFAVSTRIVFFSLLVFSLVMAEENQQKEVPQEPSHRLMAHQGLVSGGVDAGAGSRRVALDTAPKREWPEVVGLTVEEAKKKIKEDMPMARFQVVLPNCFVTMDFDLGRVRLYVDSSNKVARPPRTG, from the exons ATGCAAATGAAAGCATTCGCAGTCTCTACTCGCATTGTATTCTTTTCGCTACTCGTTTTTTCTCTTGTTATGGCTGAGGAAAACCAGCAAAAGGAAGTTCCCCAAGAACCATCTCACCGTCTCATGGCCCACCAAG GGCTGGTGTCCGGTGGAGTAGATGCAGGAGCAGGTAGCCGTAGAGTTGCATTGGATACAGCTCCAAAGAGGGAATGGCCCGAagtggtgggcctcaccgtagAAGAAGCTAAGAAAAAGATCAAAGAAGATATGCCTATGGCCCGCTTTCAGGTGGTTCTTCCCAACTGCTTTGTGACCATGGACTTTGACCTAGGTCGTGTCCGACTCTACGTGGATTCCTCCAACAAAGTTGCTAGGCCTCCTAGAACCGGCTGA